From the genome of Pseudomonas yamanorum, one region includes:
- a CDS encoding ABC transporter ATP-binding protein produces MSILEASVAPVQLRNVVRQFGQQRVIDGLDLDIAPGEFVALLGASGSGKTTLLRSLAGLDSIDSGQLRVPKARAAVFQEPRLMPWKRAWKNVILGLRVPDAKARAVQALTEVGLAHRLEAYPATLSGGEAQRVALARGLVREPKLLLLDEPFAALDALTRIKMHRLIIELWRKHTPSVLLVTHDVDEAILLADRVIVLANGKIAEQLTIHLPRARDTGQDGFQAIRARLLSLLGVEVDAPATQAANANVRRFAHG; encoded by the coding sequence ATGTCGATTCTCGAAGCTTCAGTAGCACCGGTGCAGTTGCGCAATGTGGTGCGCCAGTTCGGCCAGCAGCGGGTCATCGACGGCCTGGACCTGGATATCGCCCCTGGGGAGTTTGTCGCGTTGCTGGGGGCCAGCGGTTCCGGCAAGACCACCTTGCTGCGCAGCCTTGCGGGCCTGGACAGTATCGACAGCGGCCAGTTGCGGGTGCCCAAGGCCCGCGCCGCAGTCTTCCAGGAGCCGCGCCTGATGCCGTGGAAACGTGCCTGGAAAAACGTGATCCTCGGCCTGCGCGTTCCCGACGCCAAGGCCCGCGCTGTGCAGGCGTTGACGGAAGTCGGGTTGGCCCATCGGCTGGAGGCTTACCCGGCGACCCTGTCCGGCGGCGAGGCTCAGCGCGTGGCATTGGCCCGCGGCCTGGTGCGCGAGCCCAAACTGCTGTTGCTTGACGAACCCTTTGCCGCGCTGGATGCGCTGACCCGCATCAAGATGCATCGCCTGATCATCGAACTCTGGCGCAAACACACGCCATCCGTGTTGCTGGTGACCCACGACGTCGACGAAGCGATCCTGCTGGCCGACCGCGTGATCGTGTTGGCAAATGGCAAGATTGCCGAACAGCTGACCATCCACCTGCCCCGTGCACGGGATACCGGCCAGGACGGTTTCCAGGCGATTCGCGCCCGCTTGCTCAGCCTGCTGGGGGTGGAAGTGGACGCCCCGGCCACGCAGGCTGCAAATGCCAATGTACGGCGGTTCGCCCATGGTTGA
- a CDS encoding ABC transporter permease, with the protein MTEKSLNASSFSVDKAEDQAGVASRLIPRWLRNWRTPDVLLRLVSPIVLLLLWELASELGFIPVRIIAAPSQIGGTLWAMIVSGELGKHLLVSLQRALLGLSIGVSIGVVAALITGLSKRGEVILDSPMQMLRTIPSLALVPLFILWFGIGEFTKIALIVTGTTFPVYLNLFAGIRNIDPKLIEAANTLGLNRRELIWHVILPGSLPSFFVGLRYSLGISWLALVFVEQINTTAGIGYLASDARDFMRTDVIVICLLIYSVLGLLIDGLIRTLERFALAWRPSFVRN; encoded by the coding sequence ATGACTGAAAAGTCCCTTAACGCCAGTTCGTTTTCCGTCGACAAGGCCGAGGATCAGGCCGGGGTCGCATCCCGCTTGATTCCACGCTGGTTGCGCAACTGGCGCACTCCCGATGTGTTGCTGCGGCTGGTGAGCCCGATTGTGTTGTTGCTGCTGTGGGAACTGGCCTCTGAGCTGGGCTTTATTCCGGTCCGGATCATCGCCGCGCCGTCGCAGATTGGCGGCACCTTGTGGGCGATGATTGTTTCCGGTGAGTTGGGCAAGCACCTGCTGGTGTCGCTGCAACGGGCGCTGCTGGGCTTGAGCATCGGCGTCAGTATCGGCGTGGTGGCTGCGCTGATCACCGGCCTGTCCAAGCGTGGTGAGGTGATCCTCGACTCACCGATGCAAATGCTGCGCACCATTCCTTCCCTGGCGCTGGTGCCGTTGTTCATCCTCTGGTTCGGCATCGGCGAGTTCACCAAGATCGCGCTGATCGTCACCGGCACCACGTTTCCGGTGTACCTCAACCTGTTCGCCGGCATCCGCAACATCGACCCCAAATTGATCGAGGCTGCCAACACCCTCGGCCTTAACCGCCGCGAGCTGATCTGGCATGTGATCCTGCCGGGCTCGCTGCCTTCGTTTTTTGTCGGCCTGCGCTATTCCCTGGGCATCTCCTGGCTGGCCCTGGTGTTCGTCGAGCAAATCAACACCACCGCCGGTATCGGCTACCTGGCCAGTGATGCGCGGGACTTCATGCGCACCGACGTGATCGTGATCTGCCTGTTGATCTACAGCGTGTTGGGTCTGCTGATCGATGGCCTGATCCGCACTCTGGAACGTTTTGCCCTGGCCTGGCGCCCATCGTTTGTGAGGAACTGA
- a CDS encoding LLM class flavin-dependent oxidoreductase yields MSIEFIGYIGGHHASEIHPRSGPTLQPDYVETVARAHEEAGFDRALVAFHSNSPDSTLIAAHAASVTKKLQFLIAHRPGFVQPTLAARQFATLDVFNGGRTAVHIITGGDDRELRADGSHIDKDERYARTDEYLSVVRQEWTSEKPFDHHGTYYRYEGAFSTVKSPQQPHIPLYFGGSSAAAIAVAGKHADVYALWGETYEQVKEVVTQVRAEAAKHGRTVRFSLSLRPILAETEALAWERADRILEQATALAEKSGFVRREPPNEGSRRLLAAAAQGSRLDKRLWTGIAGLLGAQGNSTSLVGTADQVAEALLDYYDLGITTFLIRGFDPLNDAIDYGKRLIPLTRQLVAERERQVAGKVA; encoded by the coding sequence ATGAGCATCGAATTTATCGGCTATATCGGCGGCCACCACGCCTCCGAGATCCACCCTCGCAGCGGCCCGACCTTGCAGCCCGACTACGTGGAAACCGTGGCCCGCGCCCATGAGGAAGCCGGCTTCGACCGCGCCCTCGTAGCGTTCCACTCCAACAGCCCGGACAGCACATTGATCGCCGCCCACGCGGCCAGCGTGACGAAAAAGCTGCAGTTCCTGATTGCCCACCGGCCCGGCTTTGTCCAACCCACCCTCGCCGCCCGCCAGTTCGCGACGCTGGATGTGTTCAACGGCGGGCGCACCGCCGTGCACATCATCACCGGCGGTGACGACCGTGAACTGCGGGCCGATGGCAGCCATATCGACAAGGACGAACGTTATGCGCGCACCGACGAATATTTGAGCGTGGTGCGGCAGGAATGGACCAGCGAAAAGCCCTTCGACCATCACGGCACTTACTACCGGTACGAGGGTGCGTTTTCGACGGTGAAGTCGCCGCAGCAGCCGCACATACCGTTGTATTTTGGCGGGTCTTCGGCGGCGGCCATTGCGGTGGCGGGCAAACATGCGGATGTGTATGCGCTGTGGGGTGAGACCTACGAGCAGGTGAAGGAAGTGGTCACCCAGGTGCGGGCGGAAGCGGCGAAGCATGGGCGTACGGTTCGCTTCAGTTTGTCGTTGCGGCCGATTCTGGCGGAGACTGAAGCACTGGCGTGGGAGCGTGCGGATCGCATCCTGGAGCAGGCGACGGCGTTGGCTGAGAAGAGTGGGTTTGTGAGGCGTGAACCGCCGAATGAGGGCTCGCGTCGGTTGTTGGCGGCGGCGGCTCAGGGTTCGCGGTTGGATAAGCGATTGTGGACCGGGATTGCCGGGCTGCTGGGGGCTCAGGGTAACTCTACGTCGCTGGTGGGTACGGCTGATCAGGTGGCCGAGGCGTTGCTCGACTATTACGACCTGGGTATTACGACCTTTTTGATTCGTGGGTTTGATCCTCTGAATGATGCGATCGATTATGGGAAGCGGCTGATACCGCTGACTCGGCAGTTGGTGGCTGAGCGGGAGCGCCAGGTGGCTGGAAAAGTGGCCTGA
- a CDS encoding IS4 family transposase produces the protein MTKLILEQAVDAAWVDKVFDDHRQRQYSRELLFSTVVELMSLVSLGLRPSLHAAARKMEGLSVSVSALYDKIKRTEPELLRALISGSAERLIPTVETLGHSSILPGWQLRIVDGNHLPATEKRLGALRNERGAARPGFSVVAYDPDLDLVVDLQPWEDAYASERVSVLPLLARACAGQLWMADRLYCTLPILQACEDTGASFIVRQPSKHPRLVQESEWQDSGTVDSGTVREQIIEVKGGRRWRRVELSLQTANDSGDLVMWFWSNLPDTIGARQIADLYRHRWSIEGMFQRLESVLDSEITGLGSPKAALLGFASAVLAYNVLSVLKRSVEQAHRETQPEGWQVSIFHLAVHVRSDYQGLQIALPAENFPLEKTPQGLAERLLALARMIKPKSVAKSPRGPKVAKPKEWLEGKAARAHVSTARVLKAAKSDKRT, from the coding sequence ATGACCAAGTTGATATTAGAGCAGGCAGTAGATGCCGCTTGGGTTGACAAGGTGTTCGATGATCACCGCCAACGGCAGTACTCACGTGAGCTTTTGTTTTCAACCGTTGTTGAGCTGATGTCCCTTGTTTCATTGGGCTTGAGGCCGTCGTTGCACGCGGCGGCGCGCAAGATGGAGGGCCTTTCGGTCAGTGTTTCGGCACTCTATGACAAGATCAAGCGAACCGAACCCGAGCTGCTTCGCGCCCTCATTTCGGGCAGTGCCGAACGTTTGATACCAACCGTCGAAACGCTCGGCCATTCATCGATCCTGCCCGGCTGGCAGTTGCGTATTGTGGATGGCAACCACTTGCCGGCCACTGAAAAACGTCTAGGCGCTCTGCGCAATGAGCGCGGCGCAGCGCGCCCAGGATTTTCAGTAGTTGCCTACGATCCGGATCTGGATTTAGTCGTTGATCTTCAGCCGTGGGAAGATGCCTACGCCAGTGAGCGAGTCAGTGTTTTACCGCTGCTGGCCCGCGCATGCGCGGGCCAGTTGTGGATGGCTGACCGGCTCTATTGCACGCTGCCCATCCTGCAAGCCTGCGAGGACACGGGGGCTTCGTTCATCGTTCGCCAACCCAGCAAGCATCCACGCCTGGTCCAGGAAAGTGAGTGGCAAGACTCAGGGACGGTCGATAGCGGAACCGTTCGCGAACAAATCATCGAAGTGAAGGGTGGCCGCCGCTGGCGACGTGTTGAGTTGAGCCTGCAAACGGCGAATGACTCAGGTGATTTGGTGATGTGGTTCTGGAGCAATTTGCCCGACACCATCGGTGCCCGGCAGATAGCCGATTTATACCGTCATCGCTGGAGTATCGAAGGAATGTTTCAGCGCCTTGAGTCGGTACTGGACAGTGAAATTACAGGCCTTGGCAGCCCGAAAGCCGCGCTATTGGGCTTTGCCTCGGCGGTCCTGGCTTACAACGTTTTGTCGGTTCTCAAGCGTAGCGTTGAGCAGGCGCACCGAGAAACGCAGCCAGAGGGTTGGCAGGTTTCGATTTTCCATTTGGCGGTGCATGTTCGCAGTGATTATCAAGGCTTGCAGATCGCATTGCCTGCGGAAAATTTCCCTCTTGAAAAGACTCCGCAAGGGCTGGCAGAGCGATTGCTGGCCCTGGCAAGGATGATCAAACCTAAGTCCGTAGCAAAAAGCCCTCGTGGCCCCAAAGTAGCCAAGCCCAAGGAGTGGCTGGAAGGTAAGGCAGCACGGGCGCATGTCTCAACAGCTAGGGTGCTTAAGGCGGCCAAGTCGGATAAACGTACTTAA